From a single Sander vitreus isolate 19-12246 chromosome 2, sanVit1, whole genome shotgun sequence genomic region:
- the cfap52 gene encoding cilia- and flagella-associated protein 52 produces MALETQGVPQLELEAVIGFNGNVFSGLRVHPDREHLIYPLGCTVILKRIKDGKQEFLHGHTNNVSCISVSKSGLYIASGQVNFMGFQAMVIIWDYAQRTIYAQLLLHKAKVEALAFSPNDKYLVSLGGQDDGSIVVWDIETKQAICGSPASAHSAGHCLTVQYSNTNDNIFVSAGSGTLRVWELDLPNRKIRPTECQTGKLKRIVKCIEIPEDDKFIFCGTTSGDIMKINLKTGLLSDCGPVKTKYSLGVNVIRILKSGDLLVGSGSGTFTLCSRTNFKTLKKVQLEKGVTSIAIRGEGQQFFVGTEAAQMYRFSYENFKSELISTSHNSAVKDVAISFGTSELFATCSEEDIRLWHIDKPKELLRITVPNMTCNSLDFMVDGHSIISAWNDGKIRVFAPESGRLMLIVHNAHRMGVTAIAGTRDCKRIVSGGGEGQVRVWELQPHGHRLLETMKEHKATINCIKIKSDDKECVTASSDGACIIWDLVRFASLQMVIANTLFRTVCYHPEEYQLITSGTDRKVAYWDVYDGSAIRELEGSLSGAINGMHITQDGKHFVTGGDDKLVKVWDYMEGAVTHTGIAHGGSITSIKVCSNNRTLVSTSADGAILRWRFPHPSCS; encoded by the exons ATGGCTCTTGAAACACAGGGAGTACCTCAACTTGAACTGGAGGCTGTTATTGGGTTCAACG GGAATGTGTTTTCTGGCCTGAGAGTCCATCCAGACAGAGAGCATCTAATCTATCCTCTGGGATGCACAGTCATTCTAAAGAGAATCAAAGATGGCAAACAGGAGTTCCTGCATGGACACACAAACAATGTATCCTGCATTTCAGTGTCCAAAAGTGGATTATATATTGCCTCTGGACAGGTCAACTTCATGGGCTTTCAG GCTATGGTTATCATCTGGGACTATGCACAGCGAACAATCTATGCCCAGCTGCTGCTCCACAAGGCAAAGGTAGAGGCACTGGCCTTCTCTCCCAATGACAAGTACCTGGTGTCCCTTGGAGGTCAGGATGATGGCAG caTTGTGGTATGGGATATTGAGACCAAGCAGGCCATCTGTGGGAGCCCAGCTTCAGCGCACAGTGCTGGTCACTGCCTCACTGTGCAGTACTCTAACACAAACGACAATATCTTTGTTTCTGCTGGGAG CGGAACATTGCGTGTCTGGGAGCTGGACCTCCCCAACAGGAAGATCAGGCCCACCGAGTGTCAGACAGGCAAGCTGAAAAGGATTGTGAAATGTATAGAG ATCCCAGAGGACGATAAATTCATTTTCTGTGGCACAACCAGTGGAGACATAATGAAAATCAACCTGAAGACAGGGCTTCTGAGTGACTGTGGTCCAGTTAAAACAAAATACAGCCTG GGTGTCAATGTCATAAGGATACTGAAGTCTGGGGACCTGCTGGTAGGCTCTGGATCTGGCACCTTCACTCTGTGTTCCAGGACTAACTTCAAAACTCTTAA GAAAGTCCAGCTGGAAAAGGGGGTGACCTCCATTGCTATAAGAGGGGAGGGCCAGCAGTTCTTTGTTGGAACGGAGGCTGCTCAGATGTACCGCTTCAGTTATGAGAACTTCAAATCTGAACTCATTTCCACCAGCCACAACAGTGCTGTCAAGGACGTAGCCATATCTTT TGGAACGTCAGAATTATTTGCAACCTGCTCTGAGGAAGACATCAGGTTGTGGCATATAGACAAGCCCAAAGAGCTGCTGCGCATCACTGTACCCAACATGACCTGCAATTCCCTGGACTTCATGGTTGACGGACATAGCATCATCAGTG CATGGAATGATGGTAAGATTCGTGTGTTTGCGCCGGAAAGTGGCCGGCTCATGCTCATCGTTCACAATGCACACAGAATGGGTGTGACAGCCATCGCTGGCACCAGGGACTGCAAGAGGATCGTCagtggagggggggaggggcag GTGCGTGTTTGGGAGCTGCAGCCACACGGCCATCGGCTTCTGGAGACCATGAAAGAGCACAAAGCCACCATCAATTGTATCAAAATCAAGAGTGACGACAAAGAGTGTGTCACTGCCAGCTCTGATGGTGCCTGCATCATCTGGGACTTAGT GCGGTTTGCAAGTCTTCAAATGGTGATTGCTAACACACTGTTCCGGACGGTGTGCTACCACCCAGAAGAATACCAGCTCATTACCAGTGGCACGGACAGAAAG GTTGCCTACTGGGACGTGTACGACGGATCTGCCATTAGAGAACTGGAAGGCTCGCTGTCTGGGGCCATCAATGGCATGCACATCACACAGGATGGCAAACACTTTGTTACAG GTGGAGATGACAAGCTGGTGAAGGTGTGGGACTACATGGAAGGTGCAGTAACCCACACAGGAATAGCTCATGGTGGCAGTATCACCAGCATCAAGGTCTGCTCCAACAACCGCACTTTAGTCAGCACCAGCGCAGATGGAGCCATTCTTCGATGGCGGTTCCCTCACCCCTCTTGCTCTTAA
- the LOC144536903 gene encoding uncharacterized protein LOC144536903 — protein sequence MGPDTASVPKTASSEESPREVAEKVISESDSNDASTATEPENSNQPEGNISDKCYPCSICGKVFDRPSKLERHKPVHTRKPKTLYQCQHCDKSFTQQEKLIRHQNCHNRTNKHPCPDCGKVFNRPSKLERHKRTHSKKPKVPHQCSYCMKTFSKLNKLVRHKRMHTGEKPFTCSVCGKGFSESGHCKAHEKTHEEQPEKPHCCADCGMCFFKASELRRHFRSHTGEKPFRCTLCESCFSRSEGLKRHMRSHTGERPYKCIICAKGFYSRQDLNIHGLTHSGEKPHLCPVCGKGFSQLGNMKEHEQNVHIKSEKYICNECGATFTRYKSLTKHQRTHTGERPYLCLTCGRRFSWSHSLSRHRRTHTHRQMSMDTSKDILSFEGPSENPSS from the exons ATGGGCCCAGACACGGCATCTGTCCCTAAAACAGCATCTTCAGAGGAAA GTCCCCGAGAAGTCGCTGAGAAGGTAATCTCAGAATCAGATTCCAATGATGCTTCAACCGCCACTGAGCCCGAGAACTCCAACCAGCCAGAGGGCAACATATCCGACAAGTGTTACCCTTGCTCCATCTGTGGCAAGGTATTCGACAGACCATCAAAGCTAGAGAGGCATAAACCTGTACACACGAGGAAGCCTAAAACTCTTTATCAGTGTCAGCATTGTGATAAGAGTTTCACACAACAAGAGAAGCTGATCCGACACCAGAATTGCCACAATAGGACAAACAAGCACCCCTGTCCTGACTGTGGGAAAGTGTTCAACAGGCCTTCAAAGTTAGAGAGACACAAGCGCACCCACTCAAAGAAACCAAAGGTGCCTCATCAGTGTTCATACTGCATGAAGACATTCAGTAAACTTAACAAACTTGTCCGGCACAAGCGAATGCACACCGGGGAAAAGCCTTTCACCTGCTCGGTCTGTGGAAAAGGATTCTCTGAGTCCGGTCACTGCAAAGCACACGAAAAGACGCACGAGGAGCAGCCAGAAAAACCTCACTGCTGCGCGGACTGTGGGATGTGTTTCTTCAAGGCCTCAGAACTCCGTCGGCACTTCCGCTCCCACACGGGAGAGAAACCTTTCAGATGCACCCTGTGTGAGAGCTGCTTCTCCCGCTCAGAAGGGCTTAAAAGACACATGAGGAGCCACACAGGGGAAAGACCATACAAATGCATTATCTGCGCAAAAGGGTTTTATTCTCGTCAGGATTTGAATATTCATGGGTTGACCCACTCAGGAGAGAAACCACATCTTTGCCCCGTGTGTGGTAAAGGCTTCTCACAGCTGGGCAACATGAAAGAACATGAACAAAACGTTCATATTAAGTCAGAGAAATATATTTGCAACGAGTGTGGGGCAACCTTCACACGGTACAAGTCACTGACAAAACATCAGCGGACACACACAGGAGAAAGACCCTATCTGTGCCTCACCTGTGGTCGCAGGTTTTCATGGAGCCATTCTCTTAGCAGACAccggaggacacacacacacagacagatgtctATGGACACATCCAAAGACATATTAAGTTTTGAAGGACCCTCTGAGAATCCTAGCAGTTGA